The genomic stretch CAGCTATGAGATTTGTAGGTATTGACCCAGCAACTAAAACAGGATTTGTAGCTCTTGGTCCAGATGGAATGCCGGTAAAGTCAAAAGAGATTACAGGTAACTCGGACAAGGATCCTGAACGCATGACCACATTAATTGATAACATTATTTATCAGGTCGAGAAAGACGACATCATCTGCATTGAAGGTTTCCCTTTCGATACGCAGCGCGCAATGTTCGCAGGTGGACTGCACCACGGCATCCGTAACGAACTGTGGAAGCGGGGCATTCGTTATTACGAAGTAGCGCCGAACTCCGTGAAGAAATTCGTGGCTGTTACCGGATGGGTAGGAGAGCCCGGAAACAAGCGCCGCTTAAAGGGTAAGGAAAAGAAGCAAGCAGTTATGAATGCTGCAAAAGAACATTACGGATTTGTCCATTCTAGCGATAACGTAGTTGATGCATATATCATGGCGCAAATAGCCAAGTCAATGCACACGAAGAAAGTAGCATATGAGCACCAACTATCAGTAGTTGAAAACCTAAAATTAGCATAGTCCGTCAGAAGTCCATAGAGCCAATCTAAGAGGCGTTATTCGTTTCAGCTGTATTGGTATTATTTTTACAGAAAAACTTACGAGGTTGTAAGTATTGAATAACTGGAGGGAAATAAAAATGTCTAAAGTTGAATTGAATGTATTATTTAAGAAAATCCAGAAGGACGATAAGAAGCAGGTACTTGAATATCACGTACAAGGCGATGAGCTTCCTAACTCTGAGGAGCTGGTGCAGCTGGCAGGATCGATAGCACTTATTGAAGTAAAAGGCTGCGAAGCGGGTCCTATCAATGTAGAATTCAAATCCATTCAGCGCGATAGCAAGAAAACGGCATTAAAATTTAATGTCTCTGGTGGAAGTGACGACAAAGTCATTAAGTTATATCCATTTGCCGGCAGCAACGTAACACTTTACATTCAGCCTTCACAAATGAGTATTGAGGAATTCCATGATGCAGCAGAGCAACATGAGGGTGTCGAATATACCGTTGAAAATGACGGATCAGTCAATGTAGAGGGGCAACTATCCTTCGAGGATATCCCAACTGGTGAAGATGGCGATACCGCTCACGATGACGATGCATTGAATTAAATGGGCTAGGCTCCAGCAATGGGGCCTCCTCTTAAGGGGGTAGAACAGTGGAATTTGAATTACCAGAGTTAGATAGAAAAGCTACTCAAAAAAGAGTGGAAGCTGCGCTTGAGAAATACCGCATTTATAAGTACATCAGCTTTGACGAGCATGAAGCAAATACAACTGCTTCATATGATCCTATTGGCGGAGGAAAGAGCAATAGTACTTCCGACCAGACTGCAGCTATTGCCGTCCATAATGCAGATGCTAAAGCTTACCGTAAAAGATATTGCGAGAATATAGAGAGATCAGTACAACGTCTTCCAAAGATGGAGAAATTTCTAATCGAGCAAAGGTACATGATTGAAGACGCAGAGTATATGACTGACTTAAAAATATACAATCATGTGTTCCAGCCACCAATTAGTGAGAAAACGTACGCAAAAATTAGGTGGAAGGCATTTTATAAGCTGGCTCTGAATATGAACTTTGCAGTACTTCAACAGGAGGGGAAATCATGAATGGTAATGACCCATTTGAAAAATATCCGGAAGTTCTTGATCCAAAGCATGTAAAAGAAATACTAGATATCGGATTAAAGCAGACATATGAATTACTTAATCAAGAACCAAAACCGTTTCACTTTATAAAGATAGGACGCAGATTCAAGATACCTAAACAGAACTTTATAGCTTGGTTGCAAGGAAGCTCTTCGTAATGAAGGGCTTTTTATTTGATACCAATTGATACGATTTTTGATACGAAACTTAGGATAAAAAGAAGGAAAGAGAGAGAAAAAGAGAGTGTAAAGAAGAATGGAAGAAAGACTAAAAACCGCATAACAGAAGGGGTAAAGCATATATTGATAAGTGGAGATAAAAGCCATCATCACCTTGACAGGGTAGGGGTCGTTGGTTCGAGTCCAATCGGAATCACTAAATAAACCCTAGAGCCGCAACGGTTCTAGGGTTTTTATTTGTTCTTGTAAAAATACGAACACTAAAGAATTGTTGACTAATTGTTGACCAACTTATGAAGGTTTGTATTTTTGGAGCTGATTTATAGTTTTTTGCTGACGTTTTTTAGAGATGTGACCATAAACATCCGCAGTAAATTTTGAGCTGGTGTGGCGTGCCTGCTTCGAAACGGCCAGCAAGTTAACATCATCTTCTTCCATTAACAGCGCGACCATTGTATGTCGTAAATCATGCAGGCGAACATCTTTCATTTCATGTTTCTGTCTAATTTTTCTCCATTTTTTTGATGGGGTATCTGGATATAAGTGATTTCCAAAACCATCATGATAAAGATACTCTTTATCTCCGCCTTCCCAGTAATCGCCGGCTGTCAATTTCTCCTTAATCCATTCTCTGCGATAAACTTTTAAGAGATCAGTCACAAAGTAGGGAAGGGGGATAGTTGCTGCAGACGCAGCTGACTTAGGTTTTTTATAAACAGGTCCTTTTGTGCCATCTTCTCGAATACCGATTACTAGATTGTCCTCGACGGTTAATTCACTTTCTTCTATATTAATGTGCTTCCATTGCAGAGCAACATTCTCGCCGCGACGGAGTCCAGCAAATGTCGCAAGGATAAAGAATATCTTCCACATGGGTTCCTGGCCGTACAGAATCTCTAATACAAACGGCATTTCATCACCAGAGAAATACTCCATTTCTTTGCGCTCTAAAGTAGGTGCTTTCACGCCTACCATTGGATTATCCTTAATTACTTTCCATTCTGCAGCAACAGTGAATATATGCTTTAGTATTCTATGCAGATACTTTACCGTGGAAGGAGAGAGTGTTTTCTCTGGATTATTCTTAGACTTCTCTTTCATTTTTTTATCTAGAAAGGCAGTTATTTGGACAGTGTTAATGGCAGAGATTTTCTTATCACCAAAATAGGGGATAATATGATTATCTAGATTTCTTTCAAAAACCTCTAAGGTAGTGGGTGACAACGCTTTTTGAGCATGCCTATCTTTCCATATTTCTACGAAGCCGGAGAAGGACGATTTATCCGGATCAACATATTCACCGTTCCGTATTTCGGTTTCGAATTTCAATAATTCTTCTTCTAGATGGCGTTTTAATTTAGTTGGTGCCTTTAGTAATTTGCTATCATCTACACGCACTGTCCTAGTCTTTCTAATCCGTTTTCCGCGTGCGTCATAACCTAATTCTGCATATAAGGTCCAGGACTTTTCTGTACGCTGCTTAAATGACCCCATTACAAACAACTCCTTTTGTATAGTTGGGACTAGGGCAGTTACATTGCATAAATAGCACTCCTCACTTTATTGATGTACATTTCATATCGCTCAGCAGCAAAGCTATAGCTAACATTAAAAGTGTCAGAGATAATAATAGCTGCTTGGTGACACTGTCCCGGCAACATTAAATTGTGGAGCATAAATGTAGGTACACAGAAGTGGTATGCAAAGATATTCGCCTGTGACTCCTGCAATCTCTTGAAACTTGCCGGCATATATAGCTGGTTACCCGCATGCCTGAGCACATGACATAATTCATGTCCGAACTCATGCCATTGAGCAGTGCTGTCCAGTCGTTCATCAATCAGAATAGAATTCATTCCATTTTTGCGCTCAATCCCTTTGCTTTTCCCATCCCAATAATGCAGCCATATTCCTAATCTATTGGCTATTGTCTCCTTGCTGATATGTGAAGCTTCTGTGATTCCGATGCGCTGATAGACCTCCTGTACAAAGTCTTCCAGATGACTAGTATGATAGATTCTCCCCATGATGCAGCCCCCAAGCATTAAATATTGGAACGTGTGTTCTATTTTTGGTTGAAATAAAAACCCTGAATAGGGCTTTATTCCATTGCTTCAACCTCTTCTTTAGTAGAATAATCAAATTCTACTGTTTGCTCTTCACCAAGCACTCCATTTACTGGGTCAACTGCACCTAGACTGACCTAGCGATGTGAGACACAAAGAAAACACCCTTATTAGGCTGCCATGCTACCATATTCTTTTGGTGGGTGGTAGCCTAATTTTTCTTGGATGCGCTCTTCATTAT from Terribacillus sp. DMT04 encodes the following:
- a CDS encoding ArpU family phage packaging/lysis transcriptional regulator; amino-acid sequence: MEFELPELDRKATQKRVEAALEKYRIYKYISFDEHEANTTASYDPIGGGKSNSTSDQTAAIAVHNADAKAYRKRYCENIERSVQRLPKMEKFLIEQRYMIEDAEYMTDLKIYNHVFQPPISEKTYAKIRWKAFYKLALNMNFAVLQQEGKS
- a CDS encoding helix-turn-helix domain-containing protein; amino-acid sequence: MNGNDPFEKYPEVLDPKHVKEILDIGLKQTYELLNQEPKPFHFIKIGRRFKIPKQNFIAWLQGSSS
- the xerC gene encoding tyrosine recombinase XerC, coding for MGSFKQRTEKSWTLYAELGYDARGKRIRKTRTVRVDDSKLLKAPTKLKRHLEEELLKFETEIRNGEYVDPDKSSFSGFVEIWKDRHAQKALSPTTLEVFERNLDNHIIPYFGDKKISAINTVQITAFLDKKMKEKSKNNPEKTLSPSTVKYLHRILKHIFTVAAEWKVIKDNPMVGVKAPTLERKEMEYFSGDEMPFVLEILYGQEPMWKIFFILATFAGLRRGENVALQWKHINIEESELTVEDNLVIGIREDGTKGPVYKKPKSAASAATIPLPYFVTDLLKVYRREWIKEKLTAGDYWEGGDKEYLYHDGFGNHLYPDTPSKKWRKIRQKHEMKDVRLHDLRHTMVALLMEEDDVNLLAVSKQARHTSSKFTADVYGHISKKRQQKTINQLQKYKPS
- a CDS encoding ImmA/IrrE family metallo-endopeptidase — its product is MGRIYHTSHLEDFVQEVYQRIGITEASHISKETIANRLGIWLHYWDGKSKGIERKNGMNSILIDERLDSTAQWHEFGHELCHVLRHAGNQLYMPASFKRLQESQANIFAYHFCVPTFMLHNLMLPGQCHQAAIIISDTFNVSYSFAAERYEMYINKVRSAIYAM